From Alloacidobacterium dinghuense:
AAGGGAACGAAGTCTACCTGTCGTCGCTTGCTGCGAGCCTGCAGTTGAACGGCGCTCCCGCTCGCGCGGCAAGAATTGAAACTGACGACCCGAACCCCACCGTAATGAAGGCAGGTACGCTCACTCTACTCGTGATTCATCGCGGCGACCGCTACGCTCTTCGCATCAAGGACTCGCAGGCGCCCACGCGCGTCAACTTCCGCGGACTGCACTGGTACGAGCCGGATCCGCGCTACCGCATCGAGGCAAAGTGGACTCCGTTCACTCCTCCGCATGATGAATCCATACCCACCATGATCGGCACTACGCTGAAGCTGCCGGTCCCGGGAATCGCCGAGTTCACTCTTGATGGCAAAGCGTTCCGGCTTGAACCAGTGATTGAAGAGCCCGGTGACAAACAGCTCTTCTTCATTCTGCGCGACACCACCAGCAAAACGACAACCTACGGCGCCGCCCGCTTCCTATACACTGACTTCCCTGACAACGGCCTCGACAAGCCCGGCCATCTGATACTCGACTTCAATCGCCTCCAGAATCCGCCCTGTGCGTATACCCCGTACGCCACCTGCCCGCTTCCCCCGCCGCAGAACAAACTCGTGGTCGCACTGCCCGTGGGGGAACAGCGTTATTCGCACTGAGCGTTGCGTCGAAGCGGTCATCAAAATAAATCAAAATAAAAAGAGCGGGAACCTAGCTCCCGCTCTCTCGTTCTTGATCTTTAGAGTGCCGTAGTCACAGCCTTCACTTCGGTGTAATTGTTCAGTACCTCGGCACCCATTTCGCGGCCCCAGCCGGATTGCTTGTATCCACCGAAGGGCAGCGCAGCGTCGAAGACGTTGTGGCAGTTGATCCAGACCGTGCCCGAACGGATGCGCTTGGCCATCTTATTCGCGGTTGAGATATCCCGGGTCCAGATGCTGGCAGCCAGACCGTACGGCGTATCGTTGGCTTCCTTGGCAATGCGGTCCAGATCGGCGTCCTTGTAAGGAATCGCGCAAACCACCGGTCCAAAGATTTCTTCGCGAATGACTTTCATCTCCGGATTCGTCTTCGTCAGTACTGTCGGCTGGACAAAGTAGCCCTTGTCGGCCGCCTTCTTGCCGCCAGCTGCGGCTTTCGCACCCTCGCTAATACCTGATTCGATATAGCCTGTGACCTTCTGGAATTGCTCTTCAGAGACGAGCGGCCCCATCTGGGTATTTGGATCGAGCCCACTGCCGACGCGGATCTTCGATGCGATGTCGGAGACGCCTTCGACCACGCGATCGAAGATGCTCTCGTGCGCAAAGAGCCGCGACCCAGCGCAGCAGCACTGTCCGTGATTGAAGAAAATCGCCGAGGCCGTCCCGGGAATGGCGCGCTCCAGATCCGCATCGGGGAAGATGATCGCCGGCGACTTGCCTCCAAGCTCCAGCGTGACCTTCTTCAGGCTTCCGGCGGCAGCATGAACGATCAACCGGCCCACTTCGGTCGAGCCCGTGAAAGCTACCTTATCCACCAGATCATGCGCGGCGAGTGGAGCACCAGCGCCTTCACCGTAACCGGTCAACACGTTCACAACACCGGCAGGGAATCCGGCTTCGTGAATCAACTCTGCCAGACGCAATCCGGTGAGCGGCGTCTGCTCCGCGAGTTTGAGCACAACCGTGCATCCCGCAGCGAGAGCCGGACCCAGTTTCCACGCTGCCATCAACAAAGGGAAATTCCATGGAATAATCTGACCGACCACGCCGATCGGCTCACGCAACGTGTAGGTCAGATATTCGCCAGGGAATGAAATCGGAAAGGTATGGCCCATGATCTTCGTCGACCATCCTGCCATATAGCGAAAGAGATCAACAGCGAGCGGCACATCGGCAGCACGTGACACTGAAATCGGCTTGCCATTGTCCATTGATTCCAACTCGGCGAACTCTTCCAGATTCTGCTCCAGCAGATCGGCGAGTTTATTGAGGATGCGCCCGCGCTGTGACGGAGACATCCTCGACCATGGGCCCTCATCGAACGCCAGGCGCGCTGCGCGCACGGCGCGGTCCACATCTTCGGATTCTGCTTCCGGCACATGCGCCATTACTTCACCGGTCGCCGGGTTATAAACAGGAAAAGTTTTGCCGGATGCGGCGTTCACAAATTTGCCATCGACGTAGATGCGATGCGTCTGGGCAATGAAGTCGGCAGACTTCTTGCCGAGACGAGGATCAAGGGCGATAGTTGCCATAGCAAAGCTCCTTGGCGGACGGCCCGTATGGGAGTTATGAAAGGGCCGAAACTGCACCGTCGAACACAATACACCCACGCAGGAGGGATGTGAAAGGCAGGCTTGAAAACACTATGTTTTGAGCAAATTGGAGATGGGGTTACTCGCCGAAGCGCAGGCGCAAACCAAAGCGCGCGACGCGCGGCGTTCCCAAGGTGAGAATCGGCGTCTTGCCCACTTCGATAGCACGGTCGAAGAGATTTTCTCCAGCCGCAAAGACCTCCACGTGATGCCCGATCGCACGCGAACCGTAAGCATCTAGCCGGAAATAGCTGTGCAGCAGGTATTGGTTCGCATCGTCGTCGTATTGCCGTCCGCTGATGCGGGCCTGGAGACTGAGGGCCCCGATACGCGCATTGCTGACGCGCACCTGTGTCGTTGCCATGTTGCGGGCTACCTGTGGAATCCAGTTGCCGACGAGCTGCGGCTGCTGTGTATAGCTGGTTACTGTGGCATTCGCATATTGATAGCCGCCCGTGATAGCCGCCCATGAAAATGGGTGCGACTCGAAGTCGACGGAAACACCGCGGCTCTCGATCTGGCCCAGATTCTCGCGCATCAGCAAGGTGGATGTGGGGGTGGTAGCAAGCGTAAGGGCTGTAATGGGCCGGTTTACTCGCGTCCAAAAGTAGCTCGCACGGAGCATCGATTGCCAGCGTGGAATGTTTGTCTGAAATCCAGTCTCCCAACCTGTCGCACGTTCTGAACGAAGATTGGGGTTGGGCAGTGTAGTCTGCTGGCCAACCTGGCCGGTGCGGTACAGTTCATTCTCTGTCGGCGCACGGTAGGCGCGGAAGCCCGACGCATTGAGGGCAACGTTCGTGGTGATCCGTCGTGAAATTCCCAGCCGCGGATTAAACACTGTCTCGCTGAACGATGGGAGAGTGCGCGCGCCTTTCTGCGTCCATTGTTCGGCATCGAAATTCGAGAAATGATCGACGCGGCCAGATGCGCTGAGCGTCCACTTGCCCGGTGTAGCCAGCGCTTCGCCATAGACTCCGGTCTGACGCTGACGCGCCGCTGTGTTTTGGTAACCACCAGCTCCGGTGAAAAGCACCTCGTCGTCCGACGCGCGCACATCGTGGGTGTCGGCGCCGGCGATGATCACAGCCTTTGCCCCGACCGGCTGCCGCCAATGCGCGACCGCTCCCAATTCGTCGGCCGGGTCCTCTGCATAGCGGGTCAGGGTTTCAGACGCCCGGTTTGAAGCAATGGACGAAAACGTCTGCCGATAGTGCTCGGTACTGCCGTAGAGGCGAAGTGTAAGCTGCGACCAGTCGGTGCCTCCCGAATAGCGCCAGAGCCGCGTGCCGTTCTTCTGCAAGGGAGTACCGTTGTCGCGAGCCTCGTTCAATACGCTGCCGCGTAGAAAGACACGGCTACTGTTACGAATTGTTCGCTCAAGATCGATTACCCCATTCTGGGCATGCACGTTGCTCGGCTGATCAATCGGTCCGCGCAGGTCCGGAGCAACGAGCGTGTATCCGTCTGTACTTACAATGCCTGCGGCGAGTAGCCCTGCCCACGGCCCACGTTTCAGTGATCCGAGGATGCCATTGCTGGTCGTGCTTTCAGAACCATAGCCTGTAGTCAGCGCAAAAATGTCGCGCTCCGGCTTGACCGGCATGACGTTGATGACACCGCCAATTGCACTCGACCCGTAGAGATCGGACGCTCCTCCGCGCACGACCTCCACCGACTGGATGGCGAGTTCGGGCATCTCTTCCCAGTGAATCCATCCACCATATGGATCATTGAGTGGTACTTCGTCGGAAACAACGAGCGTACGGCTCGCCGCTGTCGATCCTAATCCGCGAAGGGATATGCCTTGTGACGTTGGATTTGCCACGAGTGAACTTGAACGTCGAAATAGTTCCAGTCCCGGGACCTGACGCAATTTGCCATCGAGTGCGGGTGTTGCGGCCTCACGCAGTTGCTGCTGACCAACGATGCGCGTGCTGGCTGGACTGTCCAGGGTGTCGAGCGGTGAGCGGTATGCGGTCACTTCGACGCTCTGCTGCAACCGCTGCAATACGACGCGCGCATGCGATCCCGGCGAAAGTGTAACTGTGTCAGGGTCAAATGAAAGGGCAGTTACCTTAACGGTGATCGCTCCATGCAAGTCGTCCTGAAAGCTGAAGGCTCCGTCGTCCGCAGTTGTGCCCAGGATCGAGCCACTAAGCGTGGCAATCTCTGCATGCGAAATGCCTGCGCCCTGTTCGTCCACAACCGTACCGGAATAGAGTTGCTGTTGCTGGCTCTCACAGTGAGTCAGCAACAAACCAAACAGTAACCATAAAAGCAGTAGCGAGGTGCATCCCGTCATGTATCGAAGCGGCATGAAGTGTTTTCATTTTACGGATGTGGGGGCAGAATCCGCACACGGTCGATACTATTCGCTCCATCATTAGGCAATGCTGCCAGAAGGTCGCGCATGCTTTTGTTAAGAACAGGATGTTGCAATTCCGGGCAAATCTCAGCCAGCGGAGCGAGGACAAAGCGGCGATCAGCAAGCGCCGGATGCGGCAAGGAAAGACTTGGCGTGTTAACGACCAGTTCATCCACCAGCAACAGATCGAGATCAAGTGTCCGTGGACCTTTCGGCGTGCTGGTTTTGCGATCACGTCCGAAACTGCGTTCGATCGCGAGGAGCTTTTCGAGAAAATTGTCGGGCTGATCAGAGGTTCTGAAGGAAACCACTGCATTGATAAATGATGGCTGTTCCGTAAGTCCAACCGGTGCAGTTTCATACAGCGACGAGCGCGCCGTCACCTTGCCAATACGTTCAAGCTCACGGATTGCCGCTTCGATCGTCTCAGCCGGCGTTCCCGCAGGTGAGCGAAGATTCGAGCCAAGGCCGATGTAGGCCGTATGTGTTTCTGCCGAAGTCATCGTAAAAGGTTGGCGCAGAAACAGTTTACGATCATCTCCAGAGTATCTCCGGCATGCGCATCGCTTTCTTTGGCGGCACCTTTGACCCTCCGCATCGTGGACACCTCGCAATAGCCAAAGCTGCTGCGGACGGACTTCGCCTCGATCTCGTGCTCTTCGCGCCGGTTGGTAACCAGCCGCTCAAGCACGACTCATCCGCCGCGAGCTTTGAGGACCGCCTCGAAATGGTGAGGCTGGCGATCGCTGGCGATTTACGTTTTCAACTATCTACGATCGACGCACCGCGACGCGACGACTGCCCTAATTACACCGTCGATACCATCGGCTTGTTAAGAGCTTCGTTGGAGCCCGAAGATCACCTGTTTTGTCTAGTTGGAGCTGATTCATTCTTGAGCTTGCCACGCTGGTACCACGCAGCCGAGCTTCTGGTCGCGTGCGATTTCATCATCGCCGGGCGTCCGGGCTTTGACTTCGAGAACGCAGGCAAAGCGCTACCGCGCGGAGTGCGTCTCTGCGGAGACCCACTCCATGAAGTCGGACTTACCGTGCTTCACGTGGCAGGCGAAGCGGATCGGACTTCGACCCTCTACTTCCTGCCTGACTTGCGCGAAGAGATTTCCGCAACGGAGTTACGCGCCGCGCTGGCCGACCATCTGGTTGACGATTCTGAGTTGCCGCAACCCGTGGCGGACTATATTCGCGCGCACCAGCTTTATCGATAATCGTTAAGCAATGCCACTGGCGCTGGTACTCGGTCCACGTTACGATGTAGCGTTGGTATCTAAGGAGAGCCTCCCCACCGAATGGCGTCCACCGAAACCCGCAAAATGGTGCTGGCTGCCGCAGCGGCCTGCGAAGATAAGAAGGCAGAAGACACCCGCGTTCTGGAACTCGATCCCGCCGACTCAGGCTTTACCGATTTCTTCCTCATCACCAGCGCAGCCAACGATCGCCAGGCGCAGGCCATCGGTGACGAAATTGAGCTTTGCCTGAAACGAGAGTTCGCGACCTATCCGCACTCGGTCGAAGGCCGCAAGCAGGGCGAGTGGATCCTGATGGATTATGTTGATTTCGTCGTCCACATCTTCCTGGCTGAAAAGCGTGCGTTTTATGACCTAGAACGGCTATGGAAATCGGCACGGCCCGTAGATCTGGAGGAACTGAAGGAAGCGCTCAAAGAAAAGACCCTGGCGGCGAGGAAGAAAACGGCAAGCAAAAAGACCGTTCCGGCAAAGAGGGCTGCCGCGCAGGCTAAGAAAAAGGCTGCCGGCGCAAGATCGACCGCAAGCGAGAAGAAAGGCTCCCCGCCATCTCGTCCAAAGAAAAAGTGATATCTCAGCCCAAAAGAAAAGCCGCCGAAGCGGCTTTTCTTTTTCTCACCCGTGAATGGCGGATTAATTCAGAAGTAGATCTTTGCAGCCAGCTGCACCGCGCGGCCAGGTTGCGGGTCTGTGCTTGAGCCACCAAAGTTCACGGGTTGAATCACAGAAGTGATCTTCCCGAAAGTGGCGCGCGGAGCGACCGCTGAACCATAGTTAGCACCGGGGACGCCCGGCGAGCCTGGAGGTGCGAAGTTGGGGTGGTTGAAGGTGTTGAACGAATCCATCCGAATCTGGACGTAGCGAGACTTTTCAGATCCCAGAGCAAAATTCTTGTAGATGCCGAGATTGGTGTAGTTGAATCCTGGCCCGTGGAAGAAGTTGCGCTTTACGTTGCCAAATGTCCCAATTGGTTCTTGGCTGAAGGTGCTGGGATCAAACCATTCGCCTGACCTCGGATTGAGCGTCTTGATCTTGAAGGTCGATGTGACCGGCGTATCCGGGCAGGAGAAGTAGACGTATGCATCGCACCAGAGTGAGTTAAAGCCACCGGTATCGAGAATGGTGATGGGAAAGCCCTTTTGCAACGCGGTGACCCCGGAGACGTGCCAGCCCCCGAGAAATTCATTCATGAAGAAATTGTTCTTCATCGATTGGAGGATCGGAACTTCGTAAACATACGTGCCTACAAAGCGATGGCGCGCATCGTAATCCGAGTCGCCATAGCTCAGATTTTGGAAGCCAGGGATCTGGTTCGTCCCCAGACCGTTAAAGCCCGAGCTTTCAAGACCTGAAGCATTGTCGAGTCCATGCGAGTAGGTATAGGCGAGATTGAAGAACAGTCCATGAGTCTGAGCCTTCTGCAATTGCGCCTGAAATGAGTTGTAGTTTGAGTTCCCGGTGGTGGACTGTAAACCAACACCCAAGTAGTACGGGAGACCGGTATTGCCGATAGTGAGCGGATCCGTGGAATGACTTGGATAGGCCAGCCGCTGAATCGCGCGGTTAGAGACACACACGGGGTCAGCCAGACAGGCCGCGTGCCCGGCTGGCGTTACTGGATTGTTATCAAAAGTCGTGACCAGGTGATGCCCGACCGAGCCAACATATCCCAGAGTCATCACCATAGCTCCCGGCAACGAACGCTGGACGTTCAGATTGAAGTTGTAAACGACTGGAACTCTATTATGGACGTTGAAAGTATTCAAGAAAGTCGGGAAGTAACCGGCGGCAACGAAATCAATAGGCTGGCCGGGCTTGGGCGGCGTAAACGGGTATGGATTTGAAATGGATCCCCGGGCCGCCACGTCGGCAAACGGATTATCGAAGCCCGGCTGTAACCCGGCCGAAGCGGCTCCCTGCGAGTTTAGCGTGAACGGAGGCGTCTCCAGGTTCTGCAATGAACCTTCTTCCTGATCCCGGTTGTAGTAGAGCCCGAAACCAGCTCGAATGGCAAAGTCCTGATGTCCTGTCCCTATCAGGAATTTGGGACCGGAATCCGGAGACCAGGCAAACCCAATCCGCGGAGCAAAATTCGTATATTTGATAGTCGGACCGCCCGCCTTGTTGCAGCCTGAATCTCCTGGATACAGAAGCCCCGGAGGAGCGGTTGGATAAACTTTCGATTGCGGCCCGTTTGCAATGAAACAGGCTATGGCCACGCCGCCGAACTGGCTGTTCTGAAAAGGTTGTTCTGCGTCCCAGCCCATTCCATAGTTGAGGGTGAAAGTCGAGCTTAACTTCCAGTTGTCCTGCGCATATAGATAGGTCTCATAAGCCATCGCATCGATAAAACCGCCAGAGAACTGAGCGTAGGTATCGGGAATACCCAATAGGTAGTCCACTGCCGGGTCACCGGAACTGAAGGGACCGCCACCATCGAACGCATAGTTTCCATTGTTGTTGAAGAAGAATGGGTTGCTTACGCGATACTGCGTCACATGAGCGCCAAACTTCATGCTGTGGGCACCGATGACCTTGCTGAAGTTGTCTACAAAGCCAAGGTTCGAATCTTTGCGTGGTTGAGGCCCGTTGTTACTGAATCCCAGGGTGAAATAGCCACCAACAGCCATAAGGGGCAGACTCTGTGCACCTGTGTTTTGCGGTGTGATCTGGAAGCCATAGGTGCTGGGAGCAACCGGAGTCGCCGGTTCGACCGCCGCAAAGTTAAAGCGGAAATAGGCAACACGAAGCTCGTTGATCATGCTGCTGTTGAAAACGTGGGTGTACGAGGCATTAAAAATCTTGACGTGTGCCGCGTCGACCTCCGCGAATCCGGGAAGAGTCGCTCCGGTAAACGGTAAGGTCTCCATTGTCGGGTCCGACTGAAAGATGGCCGAAGACCAGATTTCATCCTTCTGAGTCAGATGATAGTCGGCGCGAATAACACCTTGGTCCCCGCCACCTGAATTTGCCGTGCTGAAGCTGTAGATGGGGATACCACCGATGATAGTGTTCGAGGCTGGTACAAACTTATTCATGAGGTTGGCGGCGATTGGATCGAATTGATTCGGACTAACCGAGAGTCCGTTGGGGAAGCAACTCGCCCAGGAATTCTTGCCATTAGCGACGCACCCATTAATGTTGAACGGGATCGGGTTCGTCGACAGAGCGCCTGCATCGCCAAATACACCGCCACGCTGGTCTGACGTAAAGACTGGCGTAGTCTGCGTGCCACCCGTACGATTGCGAAAGCCTTGATAGGCCAGGAAGAAAAACAGCTTATCCTTGAGCACCGGGCCGCCTAATGTGCCGCCATACAGATTCTGGTGGAATGGTGGACGCTGGCCGGGAAGTGCAAAATAGTCGCCGTTGTTTAAGAACGTATCACGGTAATACTCGAAACCATTGCCGTGGAAGGTATTGGTTCCGCTCTTTGTTACCTCATTGAGAACTGCACCCGAGTTGCGCGAGAACTCCGGATTCAATGTACTGACGATAATGTTCAGTTCGCTGATCGCATCCGGATTCACTTCGATTCCCTGGGTCTGCAGCGGCGCGTCATTGATGTCTGTTCCATCCACCAGGAACGAGTTCGTCGTAGTCTGGCTGCCATTTGCTGAAAATGTCCCGAAACGGTCCGCAGCCTCGACCACACCGGGCGCCGTCTTTTCTAACTGGGAGACGTCACGTGAAATCGAAGGTAATGCGTCGATGTCTTGAGTCGTAAGCTCGGTCTTCAGCTGTGTATCCGAGGTCTCTACCTGAACGGCAGCGGCCTGCACCTGGACGGTCGTGGTGCCCGATCCGATCTGGAGGACCGCGTCGACCGCGCGGTCATCATTTAGATTCAGGTTCAGACCTGTTGACTTGAATTGCTGGAAATTTGTCGCCTGGATCGTGACCGTATAGGGACCGCCGATCTGTAATTGCTGAAACTTGTAGTACCCCTTGCTATCGGTCGTCACCCGGCTGGAGATGTTGGTACTGGTATTGAGAATCTCGACTGTTGCGTTCGCAACTACAGCGCCACTGGCATCCGTA
This genomic window contains:
- a CDS encoding DUF1684 domain-containing protein, producing MQRKFRKRSSVLAAFAIAALATAATIDAHWKDGLEQWRNQRAKHLSAPDGWLTLVGLEWLQPGKNSFGSAADNRIRLNAQVADHLGVLELKGNEVYLSSLAASLQLNGAPARAARIETDDPNPTVMKAGTLTLLVIHRGDRYALRIKDSQAPTRVNFRGLHWYEPDPRYRIEAKWTPFTPPHDESIPTMIGTTLKLPVPGIAEFTLDGKAFRLEPVIEEPGDKQLFFILRDTTSKTTTYGAARFLYTDFPDNGLDKPGHLILDFNRLQNPPCAYTPYATCPLPPPQNKLVVALPVGEQRYSH
- a CDS encoding aldehyde dehydrogenase family protein; amino-acid sequence: MATIALDPRLGKKSADFIAQTHRIYVDGKFVNAASGKTFPVYNPATGEVMAHVPEAESEDVDRAVRAARLAFDEGPWSRMSPSQRGRILNKLADLLEQNLEEFAELESMDNGKPISVSRAADVPLAVDLFRYMAGWSTKIMGHTFPISFPGEYLTYTLREPIGVVGQIIPWNFPLLMAAWKLGPALAAGCTVVLKLAEQTPLTGLRLAELIHEAGFPAGVVNVLTGYGEGAGAPLAAHDLVDKVAFTGSTEVGRLIVHAAAGSLKKVTLELGGKSPAIIFPDADLERAIPGTASAIFFNHGQCCCAGSRLFAHESIFDRVVEGVSDIASKIRVGSGLDPNTQMGPLVSEEQFQKVTGYIESGISEGAKAAAGGKKAADKGYFVQPTVLTKTNPEMKVIREEIFGPVVCAIPYKDADLDRIAKEANDTPYGLAASIWTRDISTANKMAKRIRSGTVWINCHNVFDAALPFGGYKQSGWGREMGAEVLNNYTEVKAVTTAL
- a CDS encoding TonB-dependent receptor, which gives rise to MPLRYMTGCTSLLLLWLLFGLLLTHCESQQQQLYSGTVVDEQGAGISHAEIATLSGSILGTTADDGAFSFQDDLHGAITVKVTALSFDPDTVTLSPGSHARVVLQRLQQSVEVTAYRSPLDTLDSPASTRIVGQQQLREAATPALDGKLRQVPGLELFRRSSSLVANPTSQGISLRGLGSTAASRTLVVSDEVPLNDPYGGWIHWEEMPELAIQSVEVVRGGASDLYGSSAIGGVINVMPVKPERDIFALTTGYGSESTTSNGILGSLKRGPWAGLLAAGIVSTDGYTLVAPDLRGPIDQPSNVHAQNGVIDLERTIRNSSRVFLRGSVLNEARDNGTPLQKNGTRLWRYSGGTDWSQLTLRLYGSTEHYRQTFSSIASNRASETLTRYAEDPADELGAVAHWRQPVGAKAVIIAGADTHDVRASDDEVLFTGAGGYQNTAARQRQTGVYGEALATPGKWTLSASGRVDHFSNFDAEQWTQKGARTLPSFSETVFNPRLGISRRITTNVALNASGFRAYRAPTENELYRTGQVGQQTTLPNPNLRSERATGWETGFQTNIPRWQSMLRASYFWTRVNRPITALTLATTPTSTLLMRENLGQIESRGVSVDFESHPFSWAAITGGYQYANATVTSYTQQPQLVGNWIPQVARNMATTQVRVSNARIGALSLQARISGRQYDDDANQYLLHSYFRLDAYGSRAIGHHVEVFAAGENLFDRAIEVGKTPILTLGTPRVARFGLRLRFGE
- the folK gene encoding 2-amino-4-hydroxy-6-hydroxymethyldihydropteridine diphosphokinase, with protein sequence MTSAETHTAYIGLGSNLRSPAGTPAETIEAAIRELERIGKVTARSSLYETAPVGLTEQPSFINAVVSFRTSDQPDNFLEKLLAIERSFGRDRKTSTPKGPRTLDLDLLLVDELVVNTPSLSLPHPALADRRFVLAPLAEICPELQHPVLNKSMRDLLAALPNDGANSIDRVRILPPHP
- the nadD gene encoding nicotinate (nicotinamide) nucleotide adenylyltransferase, translating into MRIAFFGGTFDPPHRGHLAIAKAAADGLRLDLVLFAPVGNQPLKHDSSAASFEDRLEMVRLAIAGDLRFQLSTIDAPRRDDCPNYTVDTIGLLRASLEPEDHLFCLVGADSFLSLPRWYHAAELLVACDFIIAGRPGFDFENAGKALPRGVRLCGDPLHEVGLTVLHVAGEADRTSTLYFLPDLREEISATELRAALADHLVDDSELPQPVADYIRAHQLYR
- the rsfS gene encoding ribosome silencing factor gives rise to the protein MASTETRKMVLAAAAACEDKKAEDTRVLELDPADSGFTDFFLITSAANDRQAQAIGDEIELCLKREFATYPHSVEGRKQGEWILMDYVDFVVHIFLAEKRAFYDLERLWKSARPVDLEELKEALKEKTLAARKKTASKKTVPAKRAAAQAKKKAAGARSTASEKKGSPPSRPKKK
- a CDS encoding TonB-dependent receptor, which produces MRSAKVILAVLSLLPVAFLAQKAHAQNVYAAVHGTVTDASGAVVANATVEILNTSTNISSRVTTDSKGYYKFQQLQIGGPYTVTIQATNFQQFKSTGLNLNLNDDRAVDAVLQIGSGTTTVQVQAAAVQVETSDTQLKTELTTQDIDALPSISRDVSQLEKTAPGVVEAADRFGTFSANGSQTTTNSFLVDGTDINDAPLQTQGIEVNPDAISELNIIVSTLNPEFSRNSGAVLNEVTKSGTNTFHGNGFEYYRDTFLNNGDYFALPGQRPPFHQNLYGGTLGGPVLKDKLFFFLAYQGFRNRTGGTQTTPVFTSDQRGGVFGDAGALSTNPIPFNINGCVANGKNSWASCFPNGLSVSPNQFDPIAANLMNKFVPASNTIIGGIPIYSFSTANSGGGDQGVIRADYHLTQKDEIWSSAIFQSDPTMETLPFTGATLPGFAEVDAAHVKIFNASYTHVFNSSMINELRVAYFRFNFAAVEPATPVAPSTYGFQITPQNTGAQSLPLMAVGGYFTLGFSNNGPQPRKDSNLGFVDNFSKVIGAHSMKFGAHVTQYRVSNPFFFNNNGNYAFDGGGPFSSGDPAVDYLLGIPDTYAQFSGGFIDAMAYETYLYAQDNWKLSSTFTLNYGMGWDAEQPFQNSQFGGVAIACFIANGPQSKVYPTAPPGLLYPGDSGCNKAGGPTIKYTNFAPRIGFAWSPDSGPKFLIGTGHQDFAIRAGFGLYYNRDQEEGSLQNLETPPFTLNSQGAASAGLQPGFDNPFADVAARGSISNPYPFTPPKPGQPIDFVAAGYFPTFLNTFNVHNRVPVVYNFNLNVQRSLPGAMVMTLGYVGSVGHHLVTTFDNNPVTPAGHAACLADPVCVSNRAIQRLAYPSHSTDPLTIGNTGLPYYLGVGLQSTTGNSNYNSFQAQLQKAQTHGLFFNLAYTYSHGLDNASGLESSGFNGLGTNQIPGFQNLSYGDSDYDARHRFVGTYVYEVPILQSMKNNFFMNEFLGGWHVSGVTALQKGFPITILDTGGFNSLWCDAYVYFSCPDTPVTSTFKIKTLNPRSGEWFDPSTFSQEPIGTFGNVKRNFFHGPGFNYTNLGIYKNFALGSEKSRYVQIRMDSFNTFNHPNFAPPGSPGVPGANYGSAVAPRATFGKITSVIQPVNFGGSSTDPQPGRAVQLAAKIYF